From the genome of Bradyrhizobium sp. ORS 278:
CGCGCTCCTTGGCGAGGCTCTCGAGCTTGGCCAGCGCGTTGTCGATTTCCACAGCCGTCGGCACCGCGTCGATCGCGACGTCGCCCTTTGCGAACGGCACGGCGCGGCCGGTCGCCAGCGATGCGGCCACGCTGCGCGGCGCGGCGCCGTCATCGAACAGCGCGAGCCCGCGCTTGGCGGCCTCGTTCACGATCGGCTGCATCGCGGTTTCCGTCGCCACGAACCGCGCGCCCATGAAATTGCCGATGCCGACATACCCTTGCAGCCGGCTCATGTGCCAGAACAGCCGGTCGATGTTCTGGTCCGGTCCAAGCGTGGCGAGCAGCGTCTGCGGGCCTGGATCGTTGTCGGGGTAGTCGTAGGGCTCCATCGGCACCTGGAGCAGGATCTCGTGGCGCTGCGCGCGGGCGCGTTCGGCCAGCTTGCTCGGATCGGAGCCATATGGCGTGAACGCCAGGGTCACCGCTGGCGGCAGCTTCATGATGGCATCGACGGTCTTGGCGGCGCCGATACCGAGGCCGCCGATGACGATCGCGACGGCCGGCATCCGCGCCGCCTTGGCGCGGTCGGCATCCGCCGCATAGGCGGTGAATGACTTCAGCCCGTCGGTCATGACCGGGATCATGCCGTAACGCGATTTCTCCAACAGGCGCGGATCGACGCCGGGCATCGGGTTGGCGGGGGCGGCGCCCGGCTCAGGCGTGTCGCGGCCGCCGGCGCCGATGGCAACCTCCTGCCGCGCGCCGCTGGAGCCGTCGATGATCGTGATCGTCTTGCGCTCGCCATCGGGCTTGGCGGCCGCCGCTGCGCCATGCTCGGACTTGGCATCGGACTTGGCATCGGGCTTGGCGGCGGCGTCCGGCTTGTCGCCTGGCTTGGCGCCCTCGTTGATCGCGACGCGCGCGACCGGCTCGCCGCCGAGCGGATTGTCGCCGAACAGCGCGAAGCCCGCGAACACGACAAGGATCAGGCCGAGCACCATGGCCAGCGCCTGAAGCGCCGTGAACGGAAGCCGAATGCGGCGCCTGCGACGCGTCTCAGTCTGCCCGAGCGGGGCGCTCAGTTCGTCGGCCGTCTCTGTCATCGAAAATCCCGAATCAATCGGGTCGACGATACCACGCCAGGGATTCGGGCGCAGGCGCAGTGTCTGCAGGCCCGTAAATCCGCGGAGAGCTGTGCAGACGCCAAAAGCAAAGGGCGGCCCTAAGGCCGCCCCTCAAACCGAATGCGAATAGACCTGTGCCCGATCAGCCGACCTGCTCAGTTCGCCCGCTCAGTTTGCCTTTTCAGTTTGCCTTTTCAGTTTGCCTTGGGCTTGTCAGCAGAGGCCTTCTCGGTCGGCGCCGGCGTGTTGGCGCTGTTCTTGATGCCGTGCAGCAGGTCGGCCGCCATCTTGAGCGCCTTGTCGTCCTTGGCATCCGGCGGCACGTAGGACTGCGAGCCGGTCTTCTCGTCACCATCGTTCTTCAGATGGCCGCGCAGCGAGGCCTCGCCCTTGGTGTCGGTGCGGGACTTCAGCTCCTCCGGCACATCCTGCAGGACCTCGATGTCCGGCACGATGCCCTTGGCCTGGATCGATTTGCCTGACGGCGTGTAGTAGCGCGCGGTGGTCAGGCGCAGCGCGCCGTTGCCGGCGCCCAGCGGAATGATGGTCTGCACCGAGCCCTTGCCGAACGAGCGCGTGCCGACCAGCGTCGCGCGCTTGTGGTCCTGCAGCGCGCCGGCCACGATCTCAGACGCGGAGGCCGAGCCGCCGTTGATCAGCACGATGACCGGCTTGCCCTTGGTGAGGTCGCCGGCATGCGCCGCACGGCGCTGCGTTTCCTCCGCATTGCGACCGCGGGTCGACACGATCTCGCCGCGCTCCAGGAACGCGTCGGAGACGGTGACCGCCTCCTCGAGCAGGCCGCCCGGATTGTTGCGCAGGTCGATGATGTAGCCCTTCAGCTTGTCACCGATCGAGGTCTGCAGATCGGCGATGCTCTTCTTCAGACCCTCGGTGGTCTGCTCGTTGAAGGTGGTGATGCGGATATAGGCGATGTCGTCGCCCTCGGGACGCGAGCGCACCGAACGGACCCGGATGTTGTCGCGCGTGAGCGTGATGTCGAGCGGATTGTCGGTGCCCTTGCGCACGACCTTCAGCTTGATCTTGGTGCCGACCGGACCGCGCATCTTCTCGACGGCCTGGTTGAGGGTCAGGCCCTGCACGGCCTCGTCGTCGAGATTGGTGATGATGTCGTTCGCGAGGATGCCGGCCTTTGATGCCGGCGTGTCGTCGATCGGCGACACCACCTTGATCAGGCCGTCTTCCATGGTGACCTCGATGCCGAGGCCGCCGAACTCGCCGCGGGTCTGCACCTGCATGTCGCGGAAGCTCTTCGCATCCATGTAGCTCGAATGCGGATCGAGACCGGACAGCATGCCGCTGATCGCGGATTCGACGAGCTTCGAATCGTCGGGCTTCTCGACGTAGTCGCTGCGCACCCGCTCGAACACGTCGCCGAACAGGTTGAGCTGGCGATAGGTATCGGAGGTCGCGGCGCGCGCGGTCGATCCCATCAACACTGCGCGCGGTTGCGTCACGAACAAGGTCAATGCCGCACCGGTGGCCGCGCTCAGGAGAATTACCGAAGTCTTACGCATCATCCGCGTACCTTTTCGCCTTCATTTGCGGCCCACCATGGGCCTGGATCGATTGGAGTGCCGTCCTTGCGGAACTCGACATAGAGCACTGGTTGACTCGCATTCGTAGCGAGAATGGAGGCGACTTGGGACGTAATACCCATGGTCGCGACCGGCTCTCCCGTCTGAACAAACTGCCCGATGTTGACGGAAATGCGCTCCATCCCGGCGATCAAGACATGATACCCGCCACCCGCGTTGAGGATCAAGAGTTGTCCGTAGCTGCGGAAGGGACCGGCATAAACAACCCAGCCATCACACGGGGTTGTGACCTGGGCCCCCGGGCGGGTCGCCAAGGAAATGCCCTTATCCGAGCCACCGGCGCCGTCGGACGCGCCGAACTCGCGAATCTTGGTGCCGTTGACCGGGAACGTCAGCATGCCCTTGGTCGAGGCGAAGGCGATCGCCGGCGCCTTGCGCGTGGGATTGCGCAGCGCATTGGCATCCGGCTTGGCGTTGACCGGAACGCCCTGGAGGCTCGCCGTCGAGGCCGCCTTGGCTGCGCTCTTGAGGTCGAGCTCCATGGTCGAGATCAGGGTCTGCAGCGAATCGATCTGCTGGGCCAGCATCGCGGCGCGTGCGCTCTCGGCCTCCATGTCCTTCTCTGCCGACGCCTGCTTGCGCTGGCGCTCCTCCACCAGCGCGGCAAGGCGCGTCTGGTCGGCGCGAAGCTTGTCGCGATCGGTGGCGAGCTTGTCACGCTCCGAGGCGATGGTCTTGCGGATGGTGACGAGCTCGCCGAGATCGCTCGATAGCTTCTCGGCGCGGCCGCGCATCTCGGGAACCACCGAGCCCAGCAGCATTGCGGTGCGCAGCGATTGCAGCGCGTCCTCGGGACGGACGAGCAGGGCGGGCGGCGTGCGCCGGCCGGCGCGCTGCAGCGCCGCCAGCACCTCGATGATCTCGGTGCGTCGTGCCTCCAGGGAGGTGCGAAGGTCCTGCTCGCGGCCATCGAGCCCGCGCAGCCGCGTCTCGGCCTCGGCGACGCGGATCTCGACGCTGCGCACCTGCGCGGCGACGTCGATCAGCTGCTGGTTGAGCTTGCCACGATCCTCGCCGAGCGCGGCAATGTCGGCCTTCAGCCGTTCCTGCGCCTCGGCGGCGGCCTTTTGAGCGGCGCGGGCGGCTTCGAGCTCCTGCTCGCGCTGCTTGATCTGTTCGGGCGTGGGTGGATTTGGTGAGGGGGTACCGGTGATTGATGGGCGGAGGCCGGTCTGGGCCGTCGCGGGCCATCCGGACAACGCCATCAGCAGTGCGATCAGCGACGCGCGACGCGCCCAGCCGCGGCGGGCCGGAATCGGGGAGAGAGAAAGGGGCCGCGCGAAAACCATCGACGTCCTTATTGTGCTCCGATCGTCCCTGATTCAAGCGCGGTGATAGGGGTGACCGGCCAGGATCGTAGCAGTACGGTAAATCTGCTCGAGCAGCAGGACACGGACGATCTGGTGCGGCCAGGTCGCAGCGCCGAACGCGACCCCGAGCTTGGCTTTGCGCCGCAATTCGGGCGAAAGTCCGTCGGCACCGCCGATCACGAAGGCCGTCGCCGCGACGCCCTCGTCACGCCACCGTCCGATATGACCCGCAAAGGTTGCGCTGTCGATGTTGTGGCCCCGCTCGTCCAGGCAGACGAGCATGGAGTTGTCGGGAATCGCGGCTGCGATCGCCGCGGCCTCCTCGGCCATGCGCGTCGCCGCATCGCGGGCGCGGCTTTCTGGAATTTCATGGATGTCGAGGCCGCGAAAGCCGAGCTTGCGGCCAATGTCGTCGAAACGCTCGCGGTAACGCTCCGCGAGCTGCCGCTCCGGACCCTGCTTCAACCGGCCGATGGCGATCACGACGAGGCGCATGTGCACGCCCTAGCACGTGCACCGCGCGATTCGCAGCCCGCGGCGGCTACAGCGTCTTCGCCGGCTTTGGCCCTTGCGTCCACATTCGCTCGAGATTGTAGAACTCGCGGACCTCGGGCCTGAACACGTGCACGATCACGTCGCCGGAATCGATCAGAACCCAATCGCAATTGGGCAGGCCCTCGATGTGGAGCTTCTTGGCGCCGGCTTCCTTCAGGCCCTTGGCGACGTTCTCCGCGATCGATCCGACGTGCCGGTTCGAGCGGCCCGTTGTGATGACCATGTAGTCCGAATACGCCGATTTGCCGTGAAGGTCGATGGTGACCGTCTCCTCCGCCTTCATGTCCTCGAGGCGGGAGAGGATCGTGCGCAGAGTCTTATCCGCGTCAGGCTTGTCGGCGTCGGGTCGCGCCTGCAAGGCCGCATCAGGGGTCGAAGCGTTACGCACAGACTTGGCAGCAGAGGACTTGGTCGTCGTTGCCTTGGTCTTGGGTAAGGCCGACTGGGACAATACAGATGTGGTCAGGGACCATTCCTTTCACTGTATCGCAGGCCGAATCCATCCCGGCCTGCAGACCATACTAGGCATGTGGGGTTAATGGTTTCAACAATCCAGTCCCCCGGTTGGTGGTCCGACGTCTCGACCGGATGCCCGCCTCGGACCGTTGCGGACACCGTATCCCATGCACATCCGATGCCGTCCCGGCCGCGAGCCCGCCTCTCAGAACGACTTCCAGCTGCCGTCCGGGTTCCTCAACCCGGTCGACGACAGGCTCATTTTCAACCCGGTGAGGTAGACCCAGGCTGGGGCGGCGCGATCGGCGAGCCGGCTGGCATCGGCCTCCGCCACGCGATACCGGGCCAGCGCACGGGCCGCCGGTGCATTGAGGGCGCGGAAACTGCGCGGCGGGCGATCGACCACGGCGATCGGAACCTGGGCCGCGATATGCTGCCATTTCTGCCAGCGATGGAACTGCGCGAGATTGTCGGCGCCCATGATCCACACGAAGCGCAGGCGCGAGGCACGCCGGCGCAGATAATCGATGGTGTCGGCAGTGTAGCGGGTGCCGATGACGGATTCGAGACAGCTGATCTCGATGCGTGGATCGGCCGCGACCTTGCGGGCCGCCGCGGCACGTTCGGCCAGCGCATGCAGTCCGCCATTGTCCTTGAGCGGATTGCCCGGCGTGACCAGCCACCAGACGCGGTCGAGCTGCAGCCGCTTCAGCGCGAACAGGCTGATTGCGCGGTGGGCCTGGTGCGGCGGATTGAACGAGCCGCCGAGCAGGCCAATCCGCATGCCGTCACTGTGGGGAGGCAAGGCCTGGCGGATGGCCAGGCGCATGGCGGCGGCATCGGTCACGTCGGTCACCGCCGGGGGCTTTTGCAACTCAACCACAGGGCGTGGCGGTCATGGCCGCGTCTGACCGGTGCCGTGGATGCGATATTTGAAGCTCGTCAGCTGCTCCACTCCCACGGGCCCGCGTGCATGAAACTTGCCCGTGGCGATGCCGATTTCCGCGCCGAACCCGAACTCGCCGCCATCGGCGAACTGCGTCGAGGCGTTGTGCAGGACGATCGCCGAGTCGACCTCGTTGAGGAACTTGTCAGCCACTTTGTTGTCCTGGGTTACGATCGCATCGGTGTGGTGCGAGCCATGCGCGTGGATATGGGCGATCGCGCCGTCGACGCCGTCGACGACCTTCGCCGCGATGATCGCGTCGAGATATTCCGTGTCCCAATCCTCGTTGTTCGCCGGCGTCACCCGCGCATCGGCCGCGCGCACCGCCTCGTCGCCACGCACTTCGCAACCGGCGCCGATCAGCATGTCGACCAGTGGCTTGATCTTGTCCTGCGACGCCCGGTCGATCAGCAAGGTCTCGGCCGCGCCGCACACGCCAGTCCGACGCATCTTGGCGTTCAGCACGATCGACTTCGCCATGTCGAGATCGGCGGCCCCGTCTACATAGACGTGATTGACGCCCTCGAGATGCGCGAATACCGGCACGCGCGCCTCGGCCTCGACGCGCGCGACGAGGCTCTTGCCCCCGCGCGGCACAATCACGTCGACGCCGCCATTCAGGCCGGACAGCAGCAGGCCCACCGCAGCGCGATCGCGCGTCGGCACCAGCGTGATTGCGGTGTCGGGCAAGCCCGCCTCGCGCAGCCCCTCGACCAGGCATTCATGGATCGCCCGGCACGAGCGGAACGAGTCCGAGCCGCCGCGCAGGATCACGGCGTTGCCGGACTTCAGGCACAGCACCCCCGCATCGGCTGCGACATTGGGACGGCTCTCGAAGATCACACCAATGACGCCGAGCGGCACCCGCACGCGCTCGATGGTCATGCCGTTCGGCCGCTGCCAGCTCTCGGTGACCACGCCGACCGGATCGGCAACGCCGCGCACGACGGCGATCCCGTCGGCCATAGCGGCGACGCGGGCCGGCGTCAGCGTCAGTCGGTCGACGAACGACGGCGTCACGCCGACCGCCTTCGCCTCGGCGACGTCCTCGGCATTGGCCGCGATGATCACGTCAGCGCGGGCGCGGATCCGCCGCTCCATGGCCTCCAGCGCCCGGTTCTTCTGCTCGGCCGGCGCCAGCGCCAGCACCCGCGCCGCCGCACGAGCGCGCTTGGCGAGATCGTTCATCAGCTGGGGCAGATCAGCACTGCCGTCGATGGCTTTGAGAGGGGCGGTCATGGGCGTTTCAACCTTGAAGCAAGGCTCTCCAGTAGCACGGAAAGCCGCAGTTTGCGACGGCTGGCGGCGGAGGCGGCGTTAGGCCGGACCCACCCCCGCCGGCCCGATCACAAGGTCATCGCGGTGGATCATCTCGGCCCGGCCGGACATGCCGAGAATGACGGCGACATCCGGCGACGACCGGCCCTTGATGCGTTCGGCATCGTCGGCGTCGTAGGCGACCAGACCGCGGCCGATCTCGTCGGTGTCGGGGCCGCGCACCACCACGGCATCGCCGCGGGCGAACTGGCCGTCGACCTTGATCACGCCGGCCGGCAGCAGGCTCTTGCCGGCGCGCAGCGCGGCAACGGCGCCGGCATCGATCGTCAGCGTGCCCTTCGGCTCCAGCGAGCCGGCGATCCAGCGTTTGCGCGAGGTGACCGGATTGGCCGGCGTGAGAAACCAGGTGCAGCGGCCGCCATTGGCGATCGCCGCGAGCGGGTGCTCGATCTTGCCGGAGGCGATCAGCATGTGGGTGCCGCCGGTGGTCGCGATCTTCGCGGCTTCGATCTTGGTCTTCATGCCGCCGCGGGAGAATTCCGACGCCGCGCCGCCGGCGATGCCCTCGATATCGGCGGTGATGCTCTCGACCACCGGGATCAGCTTCGCGTTCGGATCCTGGGCGGGCGGAGCGGTGTAGAGGCCGTCGATGTCCGACAGCAGCACCAGCAAATCGGCGCTGGCCATGGTCGCGACGCGGGCGGCGAGACGGTCATTGTCGCCGTAGCGGATTTCGGCGGTCGCCACCGTGTCGTTCTCGTTGATCACCGGCACTGCGCGCCATTCGAGGAGTTTTGCGATCGTCGAGCGCGCGTTGAGATAGCGGCGGCGCTCCTCGGTGTCCTGCAGGGTGACCAGGATCTGGCCGGCGCCGATGCCGTACGCGCCCAGCACTTCCGACCAGATCCGCGCCAGGGCGATCTGGCCGACCGCGGCCGCCGCCTGGCTCTCCTCCAGCTTCAGCGGCCCGCGCGGCAGCTTCAGCCGGCTGCGCCCGAGCGCGATCGAGCCGGAGGACACCACCAGCAGCTCGCAGCCGCGGCCGTGCAGCCGAGCGATGTCGGCGGCCAGCGCGGTCAACCAGGCGGCGCGCACCTCGCCGGCCTCGGAATCGACCAGCAGAGACGAGCCGACCTTGACGACGATGCGGCGGAAGTTTTCGAGACGGGGGGCCATGGCAACAAGGGGTCGGTTCAGGCCCTCGTGGGCGAGAGGGAGCTGCGTGGCGCAGCATCACGAAACGAGGGGCGTGTTGATGAAGTGGCGACTTTCGCAAGCGGACGCGTGCGAGGCAAGGCTGGCTTGAGCGTCAGCCTTGCGGCGGGACCGGAGCCGCCCACGGCTCCTCGGTTGCGGCGCTCTCGACTGCGTTCTTCGCCTTGCTCGACACCGGCTGTTCGCCGACCACGTCGGCGAGCTTGCGCAGCGCCTCCTTGACGCCTTCGCCGGTCGCACCGGAGATCAGTATCGGCGTCTTCTTGGCGGCGCGCTTCAGCCGGTCCCGCTGCTTCTTCAGCTCGTCCGGATCAACCGCGTCGATCTTGTTCAGCGCGACGATCTCGATCTTGTCGGTCAGGTCGCCGCCATAGGCCTCGAGCTCGTGCCGCACCGTCTTGTAGGCCTTGCCGGCATGCTCGCAGGTGGCATCGACCAGGTGCAGCAGCACGCGGCAGCGCTCGACATGGCCGAGGAAGCGGTCGCCGAGACCGGCGCCCTCATGCGCGCCCTCGATCAGGCCGGGAATGTCGGCGAGCACAAATTCGCGGCCGTCGGCATTCACCACGCCGAGCTGCGGATGCAGGGTGGTGAACGGATAGTCGGCGATCTTCGGCTTGGCCGCCGACACCTTGGACAAGAACGTCGATTTGCCGGCATTGGGCAGTCCGACGAGGCCGGCATCGGCGATCAGCTTCATGCGCAGCCAGATCCAGCGCTCCTCGCCGGGCTGGCCGGGATTGGCATGCCGCGGCGCACGGTTGGTCGGCGACTTGAAATGCGCGTTGCCGAAGCCGCCATTGCCGCCCTCGGCCAGCACGAATCGCTCGCCGACGGCGGTGAAGTCGTGGATCAGTGTCTCGCGATCCTCGTCGAAGATCTGGGTGCCGACGGGAACCTTGAGCACGATCGACTTGCCACCGGCGCCGTGGCGGTCCTTGCCCATGCCGTTCTCGCCCTTTTGGGCCTTGAAATGCTGCTGGTAACGGTAGTCGATCAGGGTGTTGAGGCCGTCGACGGCCTCGATCACGACGTCGCCGCCGCGGCCGCCATTGCCGCCGTTCGGGCCGCCGAACTCGATGAACTTCTCGCGCCGGAACGCAACGCAACCGTTGCCGCCGTCGCCCGAGCGCACATAGACCTTGGCTTCATCGAGGAATTTCATGATGCGCCCTACGTAGGCGAGGCAGCCCCCAACAGCAACCGCGGAATGCGGTTAATTCGGCCGGAAGCCGTAATTTCGAGCGGTAAAGCGGCGCTGCGCAAGGGATGGACAAGGCTTGCGCAGGGGTTGCGGCAGGGCTGCGTGACGCTTTCAGCCGAAGGGCTGGAGCGCCGGCAGTGCGCCTGATAAGGCAGCCCGATCATGAGCGTGCTCTCCCGAATCTCCACCGCCAATGACGAGCGCTCGGCGCGGCTGGCCGGCATCGGCCTGATGCTGCTGTCGATTGCGATGTTCTCGTTCGGCGATGCCCTGGGCAAGTTCCTGGTCTCGACCTATGCCGTCGGCCAGCTGTTGTGGCTGCGCGCCTGCGCGGCGCTGCTGCTGCTCGCGCCGTTCATCTGGCGCAACCGCGCGGCGTTCGTGCAACTCGAACGACCCTGGCTGCAGCTGGTGCGCGTGATCCTGTCGACGCTCGAGGTCGCGGCGTTCTTCCTCGCGACCGTCTATCTGCCGCTCGCCGACGTCATCACCTACTATCTTGCCGGTCCGATCTTCGTCACCGCGCTGTCGGCGCTGGTCCTGCGCGAGCATGTCGGCTGGCGGCGCTGGACCGCGATCCTGATCGGCTTCTGCGGCGTGCTGATTGCGCTCCGTCCGTCGGCGCAGACCTTCAGCCTGCCGGCTCTGATCGCGCTCGGCGGCAGCCTCTCCTTCGCGGTGCTGATGCTGATCACGCGCAGCCTGCGCGCGACGCCCGACATCGTGATGGCGTCGTCGCAATTCGTCGGCACCTTCCTGCTGGGTGCCGCGATGTCCGCCTTCGGCTGGGTGACGCCGACGCCCGGCAGCCTCGTGATGTTCGCCGCCGCCGGGCTGATCTCGGTGACGGCGCTGTTCTGCGTCAACCGCTCGCTGAAGCTCGCGCCGGCCTCGGTGGTCGTGCCCTACCAGTACACGATGATCGTCTGGGCCGTGCTGTTCGGCTTCGTCGTGTTCGGCGACGTTCCGCATCCCGCGACGATCATCGGCGCGATCATCATCATCGGCGCCGGCCTCTACATCTACTTGCGCGAACGCAGCCTGGGGCAGGGCGCTGGTTCCGTGAATCCGCCCGTCTAGCGGTATCCACCGCTGTCGTCCCTGCGAACGCAGGGACCCCTACCGCGGAAGCTATCGAGGGAACGTGGCTGGCAGTTGCGTGCCTCAATACGGCCGGTGGTTATGGGTCCCTGCGTTCGCAGGGACGACACTGCTTTTGGAGCGGCGAGCGAGGCCTACCGCCGTCCCGCATTGGCCCAGGCCTTCAGCGAGGCCCACACGCCGCGGGTCAGGCGGAACGCATCGACCGGGGCCGAGGAGCCGATCACCTCGAAGCGGTGCAGTTCGACGCCGGTCCATTGGAAGCCGCACTTTTCGAGGATGTTGCGCGACGCGGGATTGCTGACGCGGGCGTGCCCGATCAGCACATTGTCCTCACCACGCTCGAAGAAGTCGTCGATAGCGGCCCGCGCGGCCTCGGTGCCGAAGCCACGGCCCCAATGCTCCACGCCCAGCCAGTAGCCGAGCTCGGCGCGGCCGGAGGCGGGGCGGTTGATGCCGACCATGCCGATCGGCGCATCGAGATGCGCGATCAGGAACGCCGTCTCGCCGCTCTGCTCCAGCGCGCGCACGAAGCGGGCGGCATCGACCTCCGAATAGGGATGCGGCAGCCGGCGGGTGTTTTCCGCGATGCGCCGATCGTCGGCGAGGCGCGCAATGTCTTTCACGTCCGCGAGCACGGGCGGACGCAGGGTCAGCCTGGGTGTCTCGAGGACGCAAGGTCTCGCCTCGCGCAAGGTGGGGGTGGTGATGTCCTGCAGCATGTCGGGCTCCATCGACGCTTCGGGATCAATCGGTCAGCGAAATGAAAAGGGGAGGCCGGTTGTCCCGCCTCCCCTGGAGCCATCTGGCGCTCCGCCGGTTCGTCAGGACCCGGCGGACGCGTATCGTTCCACCGTATGTTACTCGGCAGCTTGGGCGGCTACCGGGCGTACCGAGATGAACGTGCGATTGGCACGGTCATGGAACTCGACGACGCCCTCGATTTTGGCAAACAGGGTATGGTCCGTGCCCATGCCGACGTTGAGGCCGGGATGCCAGGTCGTGCCGCGCTGACGCGCAATGATGTTGCCGGGAATCACGCGCTCGCCGCCGAACGCCTTGATGCCGAGGCGCTTGCCCTTGGAGTCGCGTCCGTTGCGGGATGAACCGCCTGCCTTTTTATGAGCCATCGCTCGTCTCCGATCTCACGATCACCATTAGCGCGATTCCGCCAAGGGATCATTCACAATTGCAGGTCGCGGACCAAAAATCCGCGCGATGAAGGTTTGAAGCCGATGCGGCGCGCGGCAGCAGGCTTACTCGGCGGCGTCGGCCGCCGGGGCTTCGGCCTTCGCCTTCTTCGGGCGCGGGCCCTTGGTCGGCTTGGCGTTGTCGGTCAGGATCTCGGAGACGCGGATCAGCGTCAGCTCGTCCCGGTAGCCGCGCTTGCGGCGGGAATTCTTGCGGCGGCGCTTCTTGAACGCGATGACCTTGGGGCCGCGCTTATGGTCCAGCACCTCGACGGCCACCGACGCGCCGGCCACCGCCGGAATGCCGAGCACCGGGGTGTCGCCACCGACCACCAGCACCTCGTTCAGCTGCACGATCGTGCCGGGTTCACCGTCGATCTTGCCAATCTCGAGCACATCATCCGGGGCGACGCGGTATTGCTTGCCGCCGGTCTTGATGACTGCGAACATCGTTCTCATCCTTCGTGTTCGATCCCGGCCTCGAAGCCAGATGGCCCCGGGTCGGCTTCTTGTTCAGTCGTTATGGTTCATGTGATCCAGCCCGATCGAGGCCGGCAGTCGCACCCGAGGCTCAAGACCTCAAAAATGGGCGCAACGACAATCGGCGCGAGAAGCTCGCGCCGGTCGATCGAGCGCTTATAGCGGCCTGCAAGCCTGAGTCAAGGTTAAGGAGCCCCCGAAACCATCGGTTTCGTCCGCCGTTGTCCTGCACACCAGGCAACAGGGCAGGGACATCAATGGCCGACGACGTCATGACCACCACGGGCATCGCCCGTCACGGCGCCGCGCGGCTGCCGTCGGTCGAGATCGACAGCTTCAACATCGAGCTCAAGGACGAGGACGGCTTCCTCGGCGATCGCGCCTCCAAGGGCGCCTTCCGCAAGATCCTGGAGCGCTGGCGCAAGCCGTTGCGCAAATCCGGCAAGGATCCGTTCGGCGACGAGGACAGCGAGACCATCAGCAAGAAGGCGCTGGACGCGATCCTGGTCGGCGATGACACCGAGGCCTCCGCCGTGGTGCATTCGGCGATCGAGGAATTCGCCCAGGAGCTTGCCCACGTCACCCGGCGCTTCCTGCGCACCAAGGCCTGGGCCAAGACCGAATGCAT
Proteins encoded in this window:
- a CDS encoding S41 family peptidase — its product is MMRKTSVILLSAATGAALTLFVTQPRAVLMGSTARAATSDTYRQLNLFGDVFERVRSDYVEKPDDSKLVESAISGMLSGLDPHSSYMDAKSFRDMQVQTRGEFGGLGIEVTMEDGLIKVVSPIDDTPASKAGILANDIITNLDDEAVQGLTLNQAVEKMRGPVGTKIKLKVVRKGTDNPLDITLTRDNIRVRSVRSRPEGDDIAYIRITTFNEQTTEGLKKSIADLQTSIGDKLKGYIIDLRNNPGGLLEEAVTVSDAFLERGEIVSTRGRNAEETQRRAAHAGDLTKGKPVIVLINGGSASASEIVAGALQDHKRATLVGTRSFGKGSVQTIIPLGAGNGALRLTTARYYTPSGKSIQAKGIVPDIEVLQDVPEELKSRTDTKGEASLRGHLKNDGDEKTGSQSYVPPDAKDDKALKMAADLLHGIKNSANTPAPTEKASADKPKAN
- a CDS encoding divergent polysaccharide deacetylase family protein gives rise to the protein MTETADELSAPLGQTETRRRRRIRLPFTALQALAMVLGLILVVFAGFALFGDNPLGGEPVARVAINEGAKPGDKPDAAAKPDAKSDAKSEHGAAAAAKPDGERKTITIIDGSSGARQEVAIGAGGRDTPEPGAAPANPMPGVDPRLLEKSRYGMIPVMTDGLKSFTAYAADADRAKAARMPAVAIVIGGLGIGAAKTVDAIMKLPPAVTLAFTPYGSDPSKLAERARAQRHEILLQVPMEPYDYPDNDPGPQTLLATLGPDQNIDRLFWHMSRLQGYVGIGNFMGARFVATETAMQPIVNEAAKRGLALFDDGAAPRSVAASLATGRAVPFAKGDVAIDAVPTAVEIDNALAKLESLAKERGVAVGTASALPVSIDRIGTWIKGLDRKGILLVPLTTAMLKSKSN
- a CDS encoding glutamate-5-semialdehyde dehydrogenase, whose amino-acid sequence is MTAPLKAIDGSADLPQLMNDLAKRARAAARVLALAPAEQKNRALEAMERRIRARADVIIAANAEDVAEAKAVGVTPSFVDRLTLTPARVAAMADGIAVVRGVADPVGVVTESWQRPNGMTIERVRVPLGVIGVIFESRPNVAADAGVLCLKSGNAVILRGGSDSFRSCRAIHECLVEGLREAGLPDTAITLVPTRDRAAVGLLLSGLNGGVDVIVPRGGKSLVARVEAEARVPVFAHLEGVNHVYVDGAADLDMAKSIVLNAKMRRTGVCGAAETLLIDRASQDKIKPLVDMLIGAGCEVRGDEAVRAADARVTPANNEDWDTEYLDAIIAAKVVDGVDGAIAHIHAHGSHHTDAIVTQDNKVADKFLNEVDSAIVLHNASTQFADGGEFGFGAEIGIATGKFHARGPVGVEQLTSFKYRIHGTGQTRP
- the rlmH gene encoding 23S rRNA (pseudouridine(1915)-N(3))-methyltransferase RlmH, yielding MRLVVIAIGRLKQGPERQLAERYRERFDDIGRKLGFRGLDIHEIPESRARDAATRMAEEAAAIAAAIPDNSMLVCLDERGHNIDSATFAGHIGRWRDEGVAATAFVIGGADGLSPELRRKAKLGVAFGAATWPHQIVRVLLLEQIYRTATILAGHPYHRA
- a CDS encoding murein hydrolase activator EnvC, whose amino-acid sequence is MVFARPLSLSPIPARRGWARRASLIALLMALSGWPATAQTGLRPSITGTPSPNPPTPEQIKQREQELEAARAAQKAAAEAQERLKADIAALGEDRGKLNQQLIDVAAQVRSVEIRVAEAETRLRGLDGREQDLRTSLEARRTEIIEVLAALQRAGRRTPPALLVRPEDALQSLRTAMLLGSVVPEMRGRAEKLSSDLGELVTIRKTIASERDKLATDRDKLRADQTRLAALVEERQRKQASAEKDMEAESARAAMLAQQIDSLQTLISTMELDLKSAAKAASTASLQGVPVNAKPDANALRNPTRKAPAIAFASTKGMLTFPVNGTKIREFGASDGAGGSDKGISLATRPGAQVTTPCDGWVVYAGPFRSYGQLLILNAGGGYHVLIAGMERISVNIGQFVQTGEPVATMGITSQVASILATNASQPVLYVEFRKDGTPIDPGPWWAANEGEKVRG
- a CDS encoding nicotinate-nucleotide adenylyltransferase, with product MRLAIRQALPPHSDGMRIGLLGGSFNPPHQAHRAISLFALKRLQLDRVWWLVTPGNPLKDNGGLHALAERAAAARKVAADPRIEISCLESVIGTRYTADTIDYLRRRASRLRFVWIMGADNLAQFHRWQKWQHIAAQVPIAVVDRPPRSFRALNAPAARALARYRVAEADASRLADRAAPAWVYLTGLKMSLSSTGLRNPDGSWKSF
- the rsfS gene encoding ribosome silencing factor, with the translated sequence MQARPDADKPDADKTLRTILSRLEDMKAEETVTIDLHGKSAYSDYMVITTGRSNRHVGSIAENVAKGLKEAGAKKLHIEGLPNCDWVLIDSGDVIVHVFRPEVREFYNLERMWTQGPKPAKTL